AACTACAGAATCGAGGAGTGTTTCTGAAACAGCTAGCAGTAGATTTATGCATAAGTGAGCAGAAAATACTACATCGTGCTCAATATGTAAGACTACACTTTTGCCTTAAAGATTTATGTTTTAAGGTGCTTGGTGCATCACCATTGATGCTTGTTTTACAACCAATAATTCATAATCTGTTTTTTCAACTCCTGTCGAGTGAATCCTGAGTTTGAAGTAAGTAATCTGGTTAGGCTCAGTCTTGTACCCTTGTTATCGAGTGAAAGTAGTAACACAGACTTTCTCTAAGCTTTTCCATATATCAACacgcatatatgtatatgtgtgtcGGGCATGAGTActttaaagaagaaataaagggTACGAAACCATACAGGTGAAGTGGTCACTTCCCTGTTGCTTGAGAATTGAAGAACTGTTTCATATTCTCTCTTATCAAATCCCACCAGTTAATTTCAGTGAATAAGGTCCGAGTACGACAAGGGTTCATAAGTGCAAAAATATTATTAGATGCTGCATGTTCTAGTACCcagaatataataattttatgagaTATAGGGAATTTAAACCATAACGCTAAGAGCATATGTACATACATGTGCATACATGTCATGCATATGCTGTTgttagataaaatataaataggttAGAATGATCCAGTTAGTTCATTCAATAAGCAAGCTAGGGTTAGAATCCCACCATCTGTATGTAACCTTTCTTCATTCCCAAACTGCAACCTTCGttaaacaatttatatatatatatatatatgtttcttcCTGATTGGCCTAATGATTCAGCTTCATTGTGCTAATGTGAATGGTTCCAGATACTGAAGAGGAGATTGAGGGATATGAGAAGTGGTGAACTGAGAGCTTAATCTTTTGATGGCTACAACCTTTTCCCCCTCTACCTTCGCCAGTGACGAAACTTGAACTTAGAAACGCATTTTTGGACCGTCTCTTTGGCGTCTTTGGAGGACTTAGTGTTCGCTGGTAAAGCCTTCTTCATGATCCTGCTTACGTTTGCAATGTCCCCCGATTCATCTGCCATCGAAAGAGAACAAATCGTGGACAATTTTTCTGTTAATTAGCGGAGAATGTGGGTTTGGTGAGAATTTGTGGGTTTGATGAGGGTAGAAAAGGGATTTAACAATGATGGTGGTTCTGGTCAAATTCTGTGAGGGAAATGGAGCCGTTGTTAAGGTCCATTGGATCGATGATATAGTCTCCAAAATTTAGATTTGTATTCTCTTTTTATAAGTGCAAtctatctttattattttacccAATAACTATTGataattctaaataaaatttaatctacTTAAACTTTCTacttacttttaaaatatttgtgttaaatgttttattttatatagttcaaatatgtgttttgatttatagaaaaattatcatATCCAAATACGTACATATCCTAAATATAttaccatatatataatattatattagtttgttactttcacatattatttttaaaaaatccagTTAAGAGATTTAACTTTCCTTGGGTCAagattaacaattaaaaatttgaaaaatataaatattaaaaataatcaaattaaaaaattgattaaatctataattttatagatagttcaaaattagttttaatcaaATGCATTTAACTGTGATTGTtagaaagtttaaaattatattataagtacTGACATTAACATATTCAAAGAATATAAAGATTACATTTAATCGTATAAAAactaatctataatttaaatatagtataaaattaatagtagaattaaattttttttaaatgttgttatttctCACAATCTTATAAAAACAAGTCTCATCTTCAACATAATTAGATACGAGAAAATTCACTATATTGCTCAAATGCTTTAAGATTAAATCACCAATAATATACATGTTAAATCAAATAACAAGCAATTTCATACTTTACGAAAAGaatctcaatttcaaaatttgataaattaaaaaaaatcatcatagATTGACTGAAAAATCATCTTAGTTCgaatgatatattattattagacCTGTTCTTAACGTTTCTGGGCCCTaggcaaaacaataaaatgggGTCTTAGGTTAAGTTggagaaaaacttaaaaataagattttgaaTCTCTTCTATCCTGGACTCTGGACAATCGCACTTTTAGATGACCCTCAAGACTGGACCGGATTGTTATCAATGtagaaatatatgaatttgagtGAGGCGGATtatgatataattaaaaagaatcCATCCACATAAATGTTGAATAAGCCCAGTGtgaaactttcatgcatgcatgaCGACAATCCAAATCTCTTCTTACCAAATATATTCCGTTTACAGTTTTTTACTGCAAAATAAGAAACCTTTAGAAAATTTGTAAACCAAatccttaaaatataaaaatatttaagaaatacGGCTTCTTTTACAGGCTCTCTCTCCATGTAAATTCTTTCTCAAATAGTGATTAGTATATGTATATTCTTTTCTCTAAAACAAAgcttccatttttatttttttcttagatCGATGCATTAATggaacataaatttaataaatattcgTGTTAACTGAATCTGAATTTCGGGGTgtcaattttcctttttgtaaaaaaaattaaaaaatttgtgatttttataataCAGGAATACACAATAAAGtgaatgaaatattatgtgAAGGGGCCAAAAGAGGATGGAATTAGCCTCTTCTATTCTTATTCTTACTCTGCCTCCTCTCAGATCTTAGtgtgtatttttttctttttgctagaTTTGGCACTTGGCTTTCTTTTGATCGGTGGGTTTTTCTTCTCTGTTGAATCTGGATTTGGGTTTTCGATATTTTGCTTAAATTTTCTATATCGGTTTCCTGATTGATCATCAATCTGggtattctttttttttcttcttatttttctttttcatttctgaATTGCAGGTTAAGTTAAATTCTTTCTTGACCAGTTGATTGTCTGTGGAAGGatctgttgtttttttttttttttgtttatttccaaATTTCGAATCGGATTacaattttattgttaaaataagaAGGTATGAATTGTATCTGCATTATTGTGTTTGGATTAATATAATCGATAAAAGACACAATTTTgatgtgatatttataatttgagtCACTGGTATTGGTTTTTTGATTGGCCTATTGATGTTTTAGTTTGATTTGCATTACTGGATattgtttcaagtttttattGATGGAACTAGCTTTTTGTGCAATGTAGAAAAAGATGTCGGAGAGTGGTAGTAAACTTTTTATTGGTGGAATATCTTGGGGCACCGATGAAGACCGTCTCAAGGAGTATTTCAGTAGTTTTGGTGAAGTAGTAGAGGCAGTGATCATGAAGGACCGGACCACGGGGCGTGCTCGTGGTTTCGGTTTCGTTGTTTTTGCTGACCCCGCTGTTGCTGAGAGAGTTATCAAGGAGAAACACAATATTGATGGCAGGATGGTAAGTAAGTTCATTAAGCATTCCTGCCTAGATTAGTGTTGTTCAGTGTACTATTCATTGCAGGAATTCACATAATGTTTGTGATTCTGTCGGTTTAGTATAATTACTTATCAGctgaaagaaagagaaagtgATGTTTAAGTTTGATTTTTCATCTCTGAGTTACTTATGCTCTCAGGTCGAGGCAAAAAAGGCAGTTCCTAGGGATGACCAGAATATTATGAGTAGAAGCACTAGTAGCATCCATGGTTCACCTAGTCCAGGTCCCACAAGAAAGATTTTTGTAGGAGGCTTAACCTCGACAGTCACGGAGAGTGACTTTAAGAAGTATTTTGATCAGTTTGGGAATATCATAGACGTTGTGGTAATGTATGACCACAACACCCAAAGACCGAGGGGTTTCGGATTCATCACTTATGATTCAGAAGAGGCAGTTGACAAAgtgttattaaaaaaattccatgAACTGAATGGTAAAATGGTTGAGGTTAAAAGAGCAGTTCCCCGAGAGTTATCACCTGGTCCTAGTCGCAGCCCCTTAGGTGGATATAACTATGGTCTGAATAGGGTCAACAACTTTCTTAATGGCTACACTCTGGGATATGCTCCAAGCAGTGTTGGTGGCTATGGACTTGGGATGGATGGTAAATTCAGCGCGGTTGCTGGTGGTCGAAGTGGGTTTTCTCCTTTTGGTGCTGGTTATGGAATAAGCATGAACTTTGAGCCAGGGTTGAACCTGAATTTTGGAAATGGTGCAAATTTTAGTGGTAACATGAGCTATGGACAGGGATTGAACCCGTACTATATTGGTAATACAAATAGACTTGATAGTCCTATTGGGCATGATAGAAGTAGTGGAGGTAGTACTTCTTTTTTCAGCTCAGCGACTCGGAATCTTTGGGGGGGAAATGGGGGACTTAATTACAACACAAATGCTGCTAGTTCCGGTGCATACATGGGATCTGGAAGTGGGAGTTTAAGAGGAAATGCCTTGGGAAACAATGGAACTAATTGGGGTTCTTCTGCCATTTCCGGTCAAGGTGGAAGGGATAACATTTCTGGCAATAGTGTGAATTTTGGCAATGGAAATGGTGATAACAACTTTGGGTTAGGAACAGCAGGGTATGAGAGAAACATTGGGACCAATGTGGTACCAGCATCATCATATACAGCATCGAATGGTGGTTATGATATATCCTTTGCAAACCTTCCTGCAAGTGCTTCCATTTATGGGGATACCACTTGGCAATCATCAACATCTGTGCGAGACAGTTCTGGTACTTTCGGCTATGGACTTGATAGTGCCACTTCTGATGTTACGCGTAAAAGTTCTCCTGGTTTTGTTGGTGGTTATAATGTTAATAAGAGACAAGCAAATAGAGGTGAGACCTTTTCCTTAACATCCTTGATCTCGCTGTCAATGATTTTCAGCTTGAGGAAAGtttttgttaaatgttataaagaaatatttttgatgttCATAGGAGTTTGGTTTACTAAGTGTTGTAGAAGCATAACTAAATGGTACCTCTAAAACTTTTGTTTGCGGACTCTGCTACCTATCTTTCTTTGGGTCTAACTCTTAAATTTGACAGCACATTCCTCTTAATAATATGATCTTTCATTTCTTAACAGCTGCATGACATGCTTGCTAGTTTTTTGATAAACCATGCCAGTCTAGATTGATAGACAACTTTTGAACATAATGACCATATGGTTCTGTCTGGTTTtcgttatatatatttatatataatgatGTGTATATCATTTACTTTTGACaatttttgtaacattttgGTAGCTTTTAATGAAGTTTTGAATCTTCAAAGAAGGGACAAGAGAAATAGAGataaatgaagtttttaatgaattatgaaGGCTACTAAACTTTTAAGCTATGATATATTAATGTTGAAAATGGTGTATGAAGATAGTAGCTCTCGTATACAAAGATACTTACCATACAGAGTAAAAATTGCACATTTAGCTTTTCTCTTTGTCATTTTGTAGAATGCACTCATTGGTTTATAGACACTTATACATTTCGATTTTCTCTTGGTTCAGGAATTGCAACCTAGAAGATTCTTTTGGTTTATCACAATAGTGTAGGTGAAGATAATCTTGTGAAGCAGGTAATCTGTGAATTCTGCGCATTTCCCTCGTCGAATATAAGAGAAAGTCGGTTACCTGAGCTAACTGGGTTGCCTGTTTCAGGGAATTAAGATTTAGATATAGAAATCACAAGGCATTTTGTGTTAAGGCTTGAGTTTCAAGTtaccttttttgttttgttcggATTTTTCATTATGTAAAATCAGATTGCGGGATATAATCAGAAAATGTATCATACATCTCATGTGAGACGGCGATGCATAACACGAAATGGACTAATGTTCAGTGATGGTTGTGGCGATCTTTGGGGTCGTGTTTCAGCCAGATTGTACTTGAGGTTCTTGTTGATATACTTAGTGTGAAACACTAGGAAGGGATTAAAAAGGGCTAAACCCATCTAGGGTCCCCTCTTGAATAATTTACAACATATATATGCAGGTTCTTTTTCCATTGAATCTTTCTTTATGAAATGAactatttgaattgatttttttatttagttccTTCTTTTATTACCTCTCAATATTCTGAAACTATATATATGCAAGCCATGTTCATAACTCAATCAGTTTGGTAAGCAATTGCATTGCTTTTAACTTATATATGGGGCATATTTAAATGCTATGTTATTTTGCATTTACGGTACAGATTTAGAGATATAACTCTCCAAGACAAAAAGCAAAACTGGGAAAAAGTTCAACATACTGGGTTGGATGTATACCTGTATTCGAGATACATGTCCGAGTCTGAGTAGCATAGTGTAAATGTTTCGTGTATAAATAATAGCCATTCATTAGAACAAGAGGCCTCAAGTCACTGTCATAAAGATTTGTCAGATGTAtccatgtttaaattttttggttaagTTTGGTATATGTTTGAAGGATCTTTTGAGGGTTATATTTCCATACATATGTTGTAATGCAACACTGACATTGAATATGAGTGCTTAACAAAATTGATGGGGCATTAAGctttgaagaaaatcaaaatgcaTAAGAAAAACACTGATGACTACTAAAACCATCTTTCATTCTCGTTTTCATCCAATCCGACTCTAAAACCATTATGCCTACTAATAGTTGGAAATGTATTGATAAGGCAGTTTCATTAGTAAATAGAGAATAGATGGTCGTCCCATAATAATAAAtccaataaaaaagaaaaaacaaccaACACGTCAAGATGGCCGAGTTGGTCTAAGGCGCCAGTTTCAGGTACTGGTCCGAAAGGGCATGGGTTCGAATCCCATTCTTGACAAAGCAAGtccaaacttttttttatcaaattgcaTTTAACGTCCTTATATTACCAATTTGTGTCAGATTAAGTCCAtatgttataatttaatcatttctaaTCCCTTTACTTTTCTAAAGTTTTGCTGGCAGCCAGGTCCTTGGCttcattattttatcttattttttaggTCAAATTGCATTTAACGTTCTTATACTACTTGTTCCTAACagattaagaaaatataatttaatcatatctTGTTTctaatcatattttttatttttaaatattaatatatatatatatatatatatatatataataagtttCTCTActctttgaaaatttaaaatttaatctctgtacttttacttttacttctatgaatttgatttcaaatttcaaaatttaagttcaactattaacactattaatttttttttgttaaattcaggttaaatacatcattttttaattacatgactaTCAAGTGagcaaattttttatttcaatggctaccaagtgagtattttttttatttcaaaatatcacactaataaatctaacaaaaatattaattttgttaatagttggacatgaattttgaaatatgaaaaatagagagactGAATTCTTGGAAATAAAAGAGCAAGagttaaattctaaatttttaaaaagcatAGGGACTTATGATATATTTaaactttcttttccttttaccAGTAAAATACTTTAAAGAtcaataaagaaagaatttcatgataataattttacaattaccACAATATATAACATCCGCaattacaataaaaaagaaactatgcagttgtaaaataattttgaaacttCCTAAATATGAAACTGTAATGTAAACAACATGCATGAATTAAGTATagtacaattaataatttagctaaaataaataaataaataaaagaatgcaTGAAAATTTAACATGGAACATTAGAAAGAATCTAAATCTTGGCATGGACGATCCGTAGGTTGCAAGGTAGCAATCTCTTTGATGATCTGAGATTTATCGGCTTCAAACTGTTCATCCTctgcaacatatatatatttaccatttatttacaatatttagtacttaaaaataaaaaattcaatatatatattacctttatcaatgttgaattcGCCAAAGAATCGAAGAAGTTTGCTTCTATTTGTGACAAGGACACTGATGATCTCTGGAGGCTTATTATGATTTGCAACAAATAACTAcgaaatagtgaaaataaataaataaataaataaataataaaagggcAAAATCTGCAATTGCAAATAGGATTCAAGCTATGTGATGATTAAGCTTTATTCCAAAACTATGTTGTCTATGTTCTAATTGAcatttcttcaagaatttcttTTTGATTAAGTTAGAAGTTATTTGAGTCAAGTATTAGATGCTCGAATTTGGCTTGTTCAATTATACAATGACCAAGAGAAATTCaagctttattttttaaaagagaaaatcttATTTACACTCTAGTGTCAAAATATATGTAGCAAAACCATCATTCACCTTGAACACATGAAATGTATCCAGTTTTATTGTCTTGTTTGAGTCCTGCACATTGATGAACCAAAATGATCACATCgaaacatatattatatatatacatacggtATAAGCAGAGGCACATAACGTGATTAAAGGAGAAAAGAGTACCCTAAGAAGATTCATCATGATCCTCATGTGATCTAAGGAAGTCACATAACGAACCATCACAGCGGAATTCGAGCGATCTAACAACATATCTCCAAGGAGCTGCAACATCAAAAGCAATAACTATGAAGTTGGTAAACTTAGTTTTATTTGAAAACCCAAAGTTCTTAATACATTTCACCAACAACAATCATCTGATATACCTTCACAGCATGTCGTCTGGTTATGTAGCTTTCGGATTGCAGCAATTGTGAATTGTATTCCTGGAAAAACTGTAAGAAAGGGAAGAAAGTAATGTATTTAGCATGTAATAGATAAAACCCGAATTAGAATAACTTTGATCTTAGCTATTGCAATATGATGTTATGATTGTTATTTTGGGGTTTCGGCTTTTTTCACTATCGATATTTACTGCAGTTGATGTGTGATTGATTAGCAGTACTTTGTAATGATTAACTCACAACCATgttttacatgtatatatacatatataatcataGTATGATGTTTTACTGTTAGGTACTA
The Gossypium raimondii isolate GPD5lz chromosome 8, ASM2569854v1, whole genome shotgun sequence DNA segment above includes these coding regions:
- the LOC105790527 gene encoding heterogeneous nuclear ribonucleoprotein 1 isoform X1 — its product is MSESGSKLFIGGISWGTDEDRLKEYFSSFGEVVEAVIMKDRTTGRARGFGFVVFADPAVAERVIKEKHNIDGRMVEAKKAVPRDDQNIMSRSTSSIHGSPSPGPTRKIFVGGLTSTVTESDFKKYFDQFGNIIDVVVMYDHNTQRPRGFGFITYDSEEAVDKVLLKKFHELNGKMVEVKRAVPRELSPGPSRSPLGGYNYGLNRVNNFLNGYTLGYAPSSVGGYGLGMDGKFSAVAGGRSGFSPFGAGYGISMNFEPGLNLNFGNGANFSGNMSYGQGLNPYYIGNTNRLDSPIGHDRSSGGSTSFFSSATRNLWGGNGGLNYNTNAASSGAYMGSGSGSLRGNALGNNGTNWGSSAISGQGGRDNISGNSVNFGNGNGDNNFGLGTAGYERNIGTNVVPASSYTASNGGYDISFANLPASASIYGDTTWQSSTSVRDSSGTFGYGLDSATSDVTRKSSPGFVGGYNVNKRQANRGIAT
- the LOC105790527 gene encoding heterogeneous nuclear ribonucleoprotein 1 isoform X2 → MSRSTSSIHGSPSPGPTRKIFVGGLTSTVTESDFKKYFDQFGNIIDVVVMYDHNTQRPRGFGFITYDSEEAVDKVLLKKFHELNGKMVEVKRAVPRELSPGPSRSPLGGYNYGLNRVNNFLNGYTLGYAPSSVGGYGLGMDGKFSAVAGGRSGFSPFGAGYGISMNFEPGLNLNFGNGANFSGNMSYGQGLNPYYIGNTNRLDSPIGHDRSSGGSTSFFSSATRNLWGGNGGLNYNTNAASSGAYMGSGSGSLRGNALGNNGTNWGSSAISGQGGRDNISGNSVNFGNGNGDNNFGLGTAGYERNIGTNVVPASSYTASNGGYDISFANLPASASIYGDTTWQSSTSVRDSSGTFGYGLDSATSDVTRKSSPGFVGGYNVNKRQANRGIAT